A DNA window from Bradyrhizobium barranii subsp. barranii contains the following coding sequences:
- a CDS encoding nuclear transport factor 2 family protein — translation MTINRRDLALSTLAVSTLAVSALALTAPALAAAADEEAVAKKVEAFRLAQIAADPKALGALCADEVSYSHSNGKVEDKATFVTNATDGKSKFLSIEYKDPTIKVVGPAAIVRFHWMGEQEMAADGKKVSTNLHILMNWQKQGDDWKLLSRAATKL, via the coding sequence ATGACGATCAACCGACGCGATCTGGCTCTCTCGACTCTTGCCGTCTCAACCCTTGCCGTCTCCGCGCTTGCTCTCACAGCACCGGCGTTGGCGGCCGCGGCGGATGAGGAAGCCGTGGCGAAAAAGGTCGAGGCCTTCCGCCTTGCCCAGATCGCGGCCGATCCCAAGGCGCTCGGCGCGCTCTGCGCCGACGAGGTGAGCTACAGCCATTCCAACGGCAAGGTCGAGGACAAGGCGACCTTCGTCACCAACGCCACCGACGGCAAATCAAAATTCCTGTCGATCGAGTACAAGGACCCGACCATCAAGGTCGTCGGCCCCGCCGCGATCGTGCGCTTCCACTGGATGGGCGAACAGGAAATGGCGGCCGATGGGAAAAAAGTATCGACCAATCTTCACATCCTGATGAACTGGCAGAAGCAGGGCGACGATTGGAAGCTGCTGTCGCGGGCTGCGACGAAGTTGTGA
- a CDS encoding HAD family hydrolase: protein MIEAKGQAQGQVTGRGLLFDIDGTLANTDPLHLKAFNQVLGPRGHVFDHARFSRELQGFANASIGERFLPDETVERRAVILGEKEVVFRTLVAGQIEPLPGLMALLDRADAAGIPMVAVTNAPRLNAELLLSGLGITHRFRALVIGDELPHGKPHPLPYQEGLRFVGGSATASIAFEDSRSGVQSATAAGIPTIGIRTSLSHADLVGAGAVASASAFDDPELLARLAAAMAW, encoded by the coding sequence ATGATCGAGGCCAAAGGGCAGGCGCAGGGGCAAGTGACGGGCAGGGGGCTGCTGTTCGACATCGACGGCACGCTGGCCAACACCGACCCGCTGCACCTCAAGGCGTTCAACCAGGTGCTTGGGCCGCGCGGCCATGTGTTCGATCACGCGCGCTTCTCAAGGGAGCTGCAAGGCTTCGCCAATGCGTCGATCGGCGAGCGCTTTCTGCCCGACGAAACCGTGGAACGGCGCGCCGTGATCCTCGGAGAGAAGGAGGTCGTCTTCCGCACACTTGTCGCCGGACAGATCGAGCCGCTTCCGGGTCTGATGGCGCTGCTCGACCGCGCGGATGCCGCCGGCATTCCCATGGTCGCCGTGACCAACGCGCCGCGTCTGAATGCCGAGCTGTTGCTCTCCGGTCTCGGCATCACGCACCGCTTCAGGGCGCTTGTGATCGGCGACGAGCTGCCGCACGGCAAGCCGCACCCGCTGCCCTATCAGGAGGGGCTGCGTTTCGTCGGCGGCAGCGCGACGGCTTCGATCGCGTTCGAGGATTCCCGCTCCGGCGTGCAGTCGGCGACGGCCGCCGGCATTCCGACCATCGGCATCCGGACGAGCCTCAGCCATGCCGACCTTGTTGGCGCCGGCGCGGTTGCCTCCGCCAGCGCGTTCGACGATCCGGAACTGCTCGCGCGTCTCGCCGCCGCGATGGCATGGTGA
- a CDS encoding DeoR/GlpR family DNA-binding transcription regulator, producing the protein MTGLTHRQAEILNIARASGRVMVEELARRFEVSAQTIRKDLNDLCERRSLTRIHGGAIIASGVENLAYEARRFVAADEKKAIGAAAASLIPNGCSLFINIGTTTEEVASALTSHEDLLVITNNLNVAMLLYRHPRIEVVVAGGTVRRADGAVVGSTATQLIGQFKVDYAIIGASAIDEEGALLDFDYREVQVAQAIIANARSVMLVADSTKLRRSAPVRIAHITQIQTFVTDQELPERLATICHSKGIEVMAAMPKGADIDDATADAQDAAPEAAPVVRLR; encoded by the coding sequence GTGACCGGATTGACCCATCGCCAAGCCGAAATCCTCAACATCGCGCGCGCCTCGGGGCGCGTCATGGTCGAGGAGCTCGCGCGCCGGTTCGAGGTCTCGGCGCAGACGATCCGCAAGGATCTCAACGATCTCTGCGAGCGCCGCTCGCTGACCCGTATCCACGGCGGCGCCATCATCGCCTCCGGCGTCGAAAACCTCGCCTACGAGGCGAGGCGGTTCGTCGCTGCCGACGAAAAGAAGGCGATCGGGGCTGCGGCCGCCTCGCTGATCCCGAACGGCTGCTCGCTCTTCATCAATATCGGCACCACGACCGAGGAGGTGGCGAGCGCGCTGACCTCGCACGAGGACCTCCTCGTCATCACCAACAATCTCAACGTCGCGATGCTGCTCTACCGCCATCCCCGTATCGAGGTGGTGGTCGCCGGCGGCACGGTGCGGCGGGCCGACGGCGCGGTGGTCGGCTCGACCGCGACGCAGCTCATCGGCCAGTTCAAGGTCGACTATGCCATCATCGGGGCATCCGCGATCGACGAGGAGGGCGCGCTGCTCGACTTCGACTATCGCGAGGTGCAGGTGGCGCAAGCCATCATCGCCAATGCCCGCAGCGTCATGCTGGTTGCCGACTCCACCAAGCTGCGCCGCAGCGCGCCGGTGCGCATCGCCCATATCACCCAGATCCAGACCTTCGTGACCGACCAGGAGCTGCCCGAGCGCCTCGCCACCATCTGCCACAGCAAGGGCATCGAGGTGATGGCGGCGATGCCGAAGGGGGCGGATATCGATGATGCGACGGCCGATGCTCAGGATGCGGCACCGGAAGCCGCGCCGGTGGTGCGGCTGAGATAG
- a CDS encoding type II toxin-antitoxin system VapC family toxin, producing the protein MNLLLDTNVLSEVQRPAPSAKVLAWLDTVDEDRAFISVASIAELRCGIALLDDGRRRAALAAWLAHDLPARFAQRILPIDHVVAERWGDLMAQSRRNGVALSVMDGFFAATALANNLTLVTRNVKDFAAFGVPLLNPWSNA; encoded by the coding sequence GTGAACCTGCTCCTCGACACCAACGTGCTGTCGGAGGTTCAGCGGCCGGCGCCTTCCGCGAAAGTCCTGGCATGGCTCGATACGGTCGATGAGGATCGCGCGTTCATCAGCGTTGCCTCGATCGCCGAGCTTCGCTGCGGTATCGCCCTGCTGGATGATGGCCGTCGGCGCGCCGCGCTGGCCGCTTGGCTCGCCCACGACCTGCCGGCTCGGTTCGCGCAGCGCATCCTGCCGATCGACCACGTGGTCGCCGAGCGCTGGGGCGACCTGATGGCGCAGAGCCGTCGCAATGGCGTTGCGTTGTCCGTGATGGACGGCTTCTTTGCGGCCACCGCGCTCGCCAACAATCTCACGCTCGTCACACGCAATGTGAAGGATTTTGCGGCCTTCGGCGTTCCGCTGCTCAACCCATGGAGCAACGCGTAA
- a CDS encoding type II toxin-antitoxin system Phd/YefM family antitoxin: MTDRSTTPDSPSTDTWTLANAKARLSEVVDRAQTGPQIITRHGRPNAVVVSADEWARKTARKGTLAEFLLASPLRGADLELERVQDEPRDEMP; the protein is encoded by the coding sequence ATGACAGACCGCAGCACCACCCCCGATTCGCCGTCGACTGACACGTGGACGCTCGCCAATGCCAAGGCACGCCTGTCCGAGGTGGTCGATCGCGCCCAAACTGGCCCCCAGATCATCACCCGACACGGCAGGCCCAATGCGGTTGTCGTTTCCGCGGATGAATGGGCGCGAAAGACGGCGCGCAAAGGCACGCTGGCCGAATTCCTGCTGGCTTCGCCGCTGCGCGGTGCCGACCTCGAACTTGAACGGGTGCAGGATGAACCGCGCGACGAGATGCCGTGA
- the glpD gene encoding glycerol-3-phosphate dehydrogenase produces MRLLERIFDLAIIGGGVNGCGIARDAVGRGNTVFLCEMNDLASGTSSWSTKLVHGGLRYLEYYEFRLVREALIEREILWGIAPHIIRPLRFVLPHHAGLRPAWLLRLGLFLYDHIGGRHLLPATRSVDLRRDEVGRPLIPNRYSRAFEYSDCFVDDARLVVLNARDAADKGAEIRTRTRATDIKQSGGIWTVSMVNTLTGERSQVQARAVVNAGGPWVEDVLGRGAGVNAKAKVRLVQGSHIVVKKLYDHDRAYMFQNADGRIIFVIPYQDDFTLIGTTDRDYDGDPSKVKATPEEIEYLCAAASEYLAKPVTSADVVWTYSGVRPLYDDGASEAKAATRDYVFELDTPGGVPLLSIYGGKITTYRRLAEEALERLAPYLRSAKAREGWTGKWPLPGGDMGVSDVDGLIAELQRGYPFLSHEHARRLARAYGTRAIKLLGDAKLAADLGQAFGATLTEREVRYLMANEWAVTAEDIVWRRSKLGLRLSADEVAALNDWIATHAVPQSPLLEAGGRS; encoded by the coding sequence ATGCGTCTGTTGGAGCGTATTTTCGACCTCGCCATTATCGGAGGCGGTGTTAACGGCTGCGGCATCGCGCGCGACGCAGTGGGCCGTGGCAACACGGTCTTCCTGTGCGAAATGAACGATTTGGCGAGCGGGACCTCGTCCTGGTCGACCAAGCTGGTGCATGGCGGCCTGCGCTATCTCGAATATTACGAGTTTCGCCTGGTCCGCGAGGCGCTGATCGAGCGCGAGATCCTCTGGGGCATCGCGCCCCATATCATCCGTCCCCTGCGTTTCGTTTTGCCGCATCACGCCGGCCTGCGCCCGGCCTGGCTGCTGCGCCTCGGCCTCTTCCTCTATGACCATATCGGCGGCCGGCACCTGTTGCCGGCGACGCGTTCGGTCGATCTCAGGCGTGACGAGGTCGGCCGCCCGCTGATCCCGAACCGCTACAGCCGCGCGTTCGAATATTCCGACTGCTTCGTCGACGACGCCCGTCTCGTCGTGCTCAACGCGCGTGATGCCGCCGACAAGGGCGCCGAGATCCGCACCCGCACCCGCGCGACGGATATCAAGCAGTCCGGCGGCATCTGGACCGTCAGCATGGTCAACACGCTGACCGGCGAGCGTTCGCAGGTCCAGGCCCGCGCGGTGGTCAATGCCGGCGGCCCCTGGGTCGAGGATGTGCTCGGCCGCGGCGCCGGCGTGAACGCGAAGGCCAAGGTGCGCCTGGTGCAGGGGTCGCACATCGTAGTCAAAAAGCTCTACGACCACGACCGCGCCTACATGTTCCAGAACGCGGACGGCCGCATCATCTTCGTGATCCCGTACCAGGACGATTTCACGCTGATCGGCACCACCGATCGCGATTATGACGGCGATCCCTCCAAGGTGAAGGCGACGCCCGAAGAGATCGAGTACCTCTGCGCCGCCGCGAGCGAATACCTGGCCAAGCCGGTGACTTCGGCGGACGTGGTCTGGACCTATTCCGGCGTGCGACCGCTTTATGACGACGGCGCCAGCGAAGCCAAGGCCGCGACGCGCGACTACGTGTTCGAGCTCGACACACCCGGCGGCGTGCCGCTGCTCTCGATCTATGGCGGCAAGATCACGACCTACCGCCGGCTCGCCGAAGAGGCGCTGGAACGGCTCGCGCCTTATCTTCGCAGTGCAAAAGCGCGCGAAGGCTGGACCGGCAAGTGGCCGCTGCCCGGCGGGGACATGGGCGTGTCCGACGTCGACGGCCTGATCGCCGAACTCCAGCGCGGCTATCCCTTCCTCAGCCATGAGCATGCGCGGCGCCTCGCGCGCGCCTATGGTACCCGCGCCATCAAGCTGCTTGGCGATGCCAAGTTGGCCGCCGATCTCGGCCAGGCCTTCGGCGCGACACTGACCGAACGCGAGGTCCGCTACCTCATGGCCAATGAATGGGCGGTCACGGCGGAAGACATCGTCTGGCGCCGCTCCAAACTTGGCCTGCGACTATCTGCCGACGAGGTTGCTGCATTGAACGACTGGATTGCAACCCACGCTGTGCCGCAAAGTCCCCTGCTGGAAGCGGGAGGACGCTCATGA
- a CDS encoding ABC transporter ATP-binding protein, giving the protein MTVTLDHVTRTVEGIPHIRDVSLTLESGTLNVLLGPTLSGKTSIMRLLAGLDKPTTGKVLVNGKDVTGVDVRKRSVAMVYQQFINYPSLTVYENIASPLRVQGKPREEIEKRVAEAARLLRLEPFLKRTPLQLSGGQQQRTAMARALVKGADLVLLDEPLANLDYKLREELRTELPRIFEASGAIFVYATTEPTEALLLGGNTVCMWEGQALQIGETPNVYRRPQTLRVAQVFSDPPLNLVGIEKKNGSVQYAGGIAAPASGLYSSLADGAYRVGFRAHQLALANGEADRHAFHATVTVTEITGSESFVHLTRDGSNWVAVLHGVHEFEPGQTIDAVLDPNDIFVFDAADRLVAAPSS; this is encoded by the coding sequence ATGACCGTGACGCTCGATCATGTGACCCGGACCGTCGAGGGGATACCGCACATCCGCGACGTCTCGCTGACGCTCGAGAGCGGCACGCTTAACGTGCTGCTCGGGCCGACGCTGTCAGGCAAGACCTCGATCATGCGGCTGCTCGCCGGCCTCGACAAGCCGACGACGGGCAAGGTGCTGGTCAACGGCAAGGACGTCACCGGTGTCGACGTGCGCAAGCGTTCGGTCGCGATGGTCTATCAGCAGTTCATCAACTATCCCTCGCTGACGGTCTACGAGAACATCGCCTCGCCGCTGCGCGTGCAGGGGAAGCCGCGCGAGGAGATCGAGAAGCGTGTCGCGGAAGCCGCGCGGCTGCTCAGGCTCGAGCCGTTCCTGAAACGCACGCCGCTCCAGCTCTCCGGCGGCCAGCAGCAGCGCACCGCGATGGCGCGCGCGCTGGTGAAGGGCGCCGATCTCGTGCTGCTCGACGAACCGCTCGCCAATCTCGACTACAAGCTGCGCGAGGAGCTGCGTACCGAGCTGCCGCGCATCTTCGAGGCGTCCGGCGCGATCTTCGTCTATGCCACGACCGAGCCGACCGAGGCGCTGCTGCTCGGCGGCAACACGGTCTGCATGTGGGAGGGGCAGGCGCTCCAGATCGGCGAGACGCCGAACGTCTACCGCCGTCCGCAGACGCTGCGGGTCGCCCAGGTGTTCTCCGATCCGCCGCTCAACCTCGTCGGCATCGAGAAAAAGAACGGCTCTGTGCAATATGCAGGCGGCATCGCCGCGCCGGCCTCCGGGCTCTATTCATCGCTCGCCGACGGCGCCTATCGCGTCGGCTTCCGCGCCCATCAGCTCGCCCTCGCCAACGGCGAGGCGGACCGTCATGCCTTCCACGCCACGGTGACGGTGACCGAGATCACCGGTTCGGAGAGTTTCGTGCACCTGACCCGCGACGGATCGAACTGGGTGGCAGTGCTGCACGGCGTGCACGAGTTTGAGCCCGGCCAGACCATCGATGCCGTGCTCGATCCCAATGATATCTTCGTCTTCGACGCGGCCGACCGTCTGGTCGCCGCGCCGAGCTCGTAA
- a CDS encoding ABC transporter ATP-binding protein codes for MARIDLVDLAHSYGGNDAPQDSFALKPVTMTWRQGGAYALLGPSGCGKTTLLNVISGIITPSRGKILFDGQDITPLSTQKRNIAQVFQFPVIYDTMTVGQNLAFPLKNRGVPKAEIDKRVAEIGRLLDLEPYLNRKATRLTADAKQKISLGRGLVRSDVAAVLFDEPLTVIDPELKWQLRSKLKALHRELDLTMIYVTHDQTEALTFADTVVVMHDGRVVQSGTPAELFDKPAHTFVGYFIGSPGMNILPAEVKGREARIGGNVIALNRSYDNLPAGAKIEIGVRPEFVDAVAPAPGLLSAKIDRIDDLGRIRFARVRIGEAKIAARAPAGFTSADGIAGLKFDPAHVHVYADSLLVEGAA; via the coding sequence ATGGCCCGCATTGACCTCGTCGATCTCGCCCACTCTTACGGCGGCAATGATGCGCCGCAGGACAGCTTTGCGCTGAAGCCGGTGACCATGACCTGGCGGCAGGGCGGTGCTTACGCGCTGCTCGGGCCGTCCGGCTGCGGCAAGACCACGCTGCTCAACGTCATCTCCGGCATCATCACGCCGTCGCGGGGGAAAATCCTGTTCGACGGCCAGGACATCACACCGCTGTCAACCCAGAAGCGCAACATCGCCCAGGTGTTCCAGTTTCCGGTGATCTACGACACCATGACGGTGGGGCAGAACCTGGCGTTTCCGCTGAAGAACCGCGGCGTGCCGAAGGCCGAGATCGACAAGCGCGTCGCCGAGATCGGCCGCCTGCTCGATCTTGAGCCCTATCTCAATCGCAAGGCGACGCGCCTCACGGCGGATGCCAAGCAAAAAATCTCGCTCGGCCGTGGCCTGGTCCGCTCCGACGTCGCCGCCGTGCTGTTCGACGAGCCGCTGACCGTGATCGATCCCGAGCTGAAATGGCAGCTCCGCTCCAAGCTGAAGGCGCTGCATCGCGAGCTCGACCTGACGATGATCTACGTCACCCACGACCAGACCGAGGCGCTCACCTTTGCCGACACCGTTGTTGTCATGCATGACGGCCGCGTGGTGCAGAGCGGCACGCCCGCCGAGCTGTTCGACAAGCCGGCGCACACCTTCGTTGGCTATTTCATCGGCTCGCCCGGCATGAACATCCTGCCGGCCGAGGTGAAGGGTCGCGAGGCGCGCATCGGCGGGAATGTCATCGCGCTCAACCGCAGCTATGACAACCTGCCTGCCGGCGCCAAGATCGAGATCGGCGTGCGTCCGGAGTTCGTCGATGCCGTCGCGCCCGCACCCGGATTGCTCAGTGCGAAGATCGACCGCATCGACGACCTCGGCCGCATCCGCTTCGCACGCGTCCGCATCGGCGAGGCCAAGATCGCGGCGCGCGCGCCGGCGGGCTTCACCAGCGCGGACGGTATCGCCGGGCTGAAATTCGATCCGGCGCACGTCCACGTCTATGCCGACAGCCTTCTGGTGGAGGGAGCCGCCTGA
- a CDS encoding carbohydrate ABC transporter permease, with protein sequence MDKTVNQKAWFLVLPVFLVVAFSAVLPLMTVVNYSMQDTFGNNQFFWNGVGWFKELLDPSTDLGGRFLASLGRNLFFSMVILAIEVPLGIVIALSMPRQGWTVAACLVILALPLLIPWNVVGTIWQIFGRPDIGLMGYVLNAIGIDYNYVSNAVDAWVTVIVMDVWHWTSLVALLCYAGLKSIPEAYYQAAQIDGASRWAVFKAIQLPKMNRVLLIAVLLRFMDSFMIYTEPFVVTGGGPGNSTTFVSIELVKIALGQFDLGKAAALSLVYNLIILIVCWIFYTVMTNAGAERKVQAETEPATEPKPSAVLKPVTALKPKEGVA encoded by the coding sequence ATGGACAAGACCGTCAACCAAAAAGCCTGGTTCCTGGTGCTGCCGGTGTTCCTGGTCGTGGCCTTCTCGGCGGTGCTGCCGCTGATGACGGTCGTGAACTATTCGATGCAGGACACCTTCGGCAACAACCAGTTCTTCTGGAACGGCGTCGGCTGGTTCAAGGAACTGCTCGATCCCTCGACCGATCTCGGCGGCCGGTTCCTCGCCTCGCTCGGCCGCAATCTGTTCTTCTCGATGGTGATCCTCGCGATCGAGGTGCCGCTCGGCATCGTCATCGCGCTGTCGATGCCGCGTCAGGGCTGGACGGTGGCGGCCTGCCTCGTCATCCTCGCGCTGCCGCTGCTGATTCCGTGGAACGTGGTCGGCACGATCTGGCAGATCTTCGGCCGGCCCGACATCGGTCTGATGGGCTATGTGCTCAATGCGATCGGCATCGACTACAACTACGTCTCCAACGCCGTCGATGCCTGGGTTACCGTCATCGTGATGGACGTCTGGCACTGGACCAGCCTGGTCGCGCTGCTGTGCTACGCCGGCCTGAAGTCGATCCCCGAGGCCTATTACCAGGCAGCTCAGATCGACGGCGCCTCGCGCTGGGCCGTGTTCAAGGCGATCCAGCTGCCGAAGATGAACCGCGTGCTCCTGATCGCCGTGCTGCTGCGCTTCATGGACTCGTTCATGATCTACACCGAGCCGTTCGTGGTGACGGGTGGCGGACCCGGCAACTCGACGACCTTCGTGTCGATCGAGCTCGTCAAGATCGCGCTCGGCCAGTTCGACCTCGGCAAGGCCGCGGCGCTCTCGCTGGTCTATAATCTGATCATCCTGATCGTCTGCTGGATCTTCTATACCGTCATGACCAATGCCGGCGCCGAACGCAAAGTCCAGGCCGAGACCGAGCCGGCAACGGAGCCCAAGCCTTCGGCCGTGCTCAAGCCCGTGACTGCACTCAAGCCAAAGGAAGGAGTGGCCTGA
- a CDS encoding carbohydrate ABC transporter permease, producing MHSIPGRRVIMALFLIFLLLPIYWLVNMSFKTNAEIVSTMTLWPHAPTLQHYKRIFTDESWYSGYINSLKYVVLNTIISISVALPAAYAFSRYRFLGDKHLFFWLLSNRMAPAAVYALPFFNLYSAIGLFDTPWAVALAHCIFNVPLAVWILEGFVSGVPREIDETAFLDGYSFPRFFIRILVPLIASGIGVAAFFCFMFSWVELLLARTLTSVQAKPIAAIMTRTVSAAGMDWGLLAAAGVLTIIPGALVIWFVRNYIASGFALGRV from the coding sequence ATGCACTCAATTCCCGGCCGCCGCGTCATCATGGCGCTGTTTCTGATCTTCCTGTTGTTGCCGATCTACTGGCTCGTCAACATGAGCTTCAAGACCAACGCAGAAATCGTCTCGACGATGACGCTGTGGCCACATGCGCCGACGCTGCAGCATTACAAACGCATCTTCACCGACGAGAGCTGGTACTCCGGCTACATCAACTCGCTCAAATACGTCGTCCTCAATACCATCATCTCGATCTCGGTGGCGCTGCCCGCGGCCTACGCGTTCTCGCGCTACCGCTTCCTCGGCGACAAGCACCTGTTCTTTTGGCTGCTGTCGAACCGCATGGCCCCGGCGGCGGTCTATGCGCTGCCGTTCTTCAACCTCTATTCGGCCATCGGCCTGTTCGATACGCCGTGGGCGGTCGCGCTCGCGCATTGCATCTTCAACGTTCCGCTGGCGGTGTGGATCCTCGAAGGCTTCGTCTCCGGCGTGCCGCGCGAGATCGACGAGACCGCCTTCCTCGACGGCTATTCCTTTCCGCGCTTCTTCATCAGGATACTGGTGCCGCTGATCGCGAGCGGCATCGGCGTCGCCGCCTTCTTCTGCTTCATGTTTTCCTGGGTCGAGCTCCTGCTCGCGCGGACGCTGACCTCGGTGCAGGCAAAACCGATCGCGGCGATCATGACGCGTACGGTGTCGGCTGCGGGCATGGACTGGGGTCTGCTGGCCGCGGCCGGCGTGCTTACCATCATCCCGGGTGCCCTCGTGATCTGGTTCGTCCGCAATTACATCGCGAGCGGTTTCGCGCTCGGTCGGGTCTAG
- a CDS encoding DUF2160 domain-containing protein, whose translation MESIAWMAWTLPTAIFFVALACTLAVMTYLAAVNPEAERVGVLSIPTTRGDRLFISLITAAVIHLLWIAFAGTDTLATLPIGEEGFEISSLWLASGISLATAVLIFRTV comes from the coding sequence ATGGAATCTATTGCATGGATGGCCTGGACGCTGCCGACCGCGATCTTCTTCGTGGCGCTCGCCTGCACCCTCGCGGTCATGACGTACCTTGCCGCGGTCAATCCGGAAGCCGAGCGAGTCGGCGTGCTCAGCATTCCGACGACGCGGGGCGACCGCCTCTTCATCTCCCTGATCACGGCGGCCGTCATCCACCTTCTGTGGATCGCCTTCGCCGGCACCGATACACTCGCCACCCTGCCGATCGGCGAGGAAGGTTTTGAGATTTCGAGCCTCTGGCTCGCAAGTGGAATTTCGCTGGCCACGGCCGTGCTCATTTTTCGCACGGTCTGA
- a CDS encoding ABC transporter substrate-binding protein: MSSAAAIVAVSFAVSAPVRAADDAAIQKWIAEFQPSTLSKDEQKKELEWFAKAAEPFKGMEINVVSETIATHEYESQTLAKAFSELTGIKLKHDIIQEGDVVEKLQTQMQSGKNVYDGWINDSDLIGTHFRYGQTIALSDYMTGEGKDVTDPQLDVNDFIGKSFGTAPDGKLYQLPDQQFANLYWFRYDWFTNPDYKAKFKAKYGYELGVPVNWSAYEDIAEFFTNDIKEINGVKVYGHMDYGKKDPSLGWRFTDAWLSMAGNGDKGIPNGLPVDEWGIRMEGCRPVGSSVDRGGDTNGPAAVYSITKYLEWMKKYAPPQAQGMTFSESGPVPAQGNIAQQMFWYTAFTADMVKPGIAVMNADGTPKWRMAPSPHGSYWKEGMKLGYQDAGSLTLLKSTPADRRKAAWLYLQFIVSKTVSLKKSHVGLTFIRESDIWDKSFTERAPKLGGLIEFYRSPARVQWTPTGNNVPDYPKLAQLWWQNIGDASSGAKTPQAAMDALAAAQDSVMERLEKSGVQGACGPKLHKKETAEYWYAKAQKDGTIAPQRKLANEKPKGETVDYDTLIKSWPASPPKRAEAK, encoded by the coding sequence ATGTCCAGCGCCGCCGCCATCGTTGCGGTGTCGTTCGCCGTCTCGGCGCCGGTCCGCGCCGCCGACGACGCCGCGATCCAGAAGTGGATTGCGGAATTCCAGCCCTCGACGCTGTCGAAGGACGAGCAGAAGAAGGAGCTGGAGTGGTTCGCCAAGGCCGCCGAGCCCTTCAAGGGCATGGAGATCAACGTCGTCTCCGAGACCATTGCGACCCACGAATACGAGTCGCAGACGCTGGCAAAGGCGTTCTCCGAGCTCACCGGCATCAAGCTCAAGCACGACATCATCCAGGAAGGTGACGTCGTCGAGAAGCTGCAGACGCAGATGCAGTCCGGCAAGAACGTCTATGACGGCTGGATCAACGATTCCGATCTGATCGGCACGCACTTCCGCTACGGCCAGACCATCGCACTGTCGGATTACATGACCGGCGAGGGCAAGGACGTCACCGATCCCCAGCTCGACGTCAACGACTTCATCGGCAAGTCGTTCGGCACCGCGCCAGACGGCAAGCTCTATCAGCTGCCCGACCAGCAGTTCGCGAACCTCTATTGGTTCCGCTACGACTGGTTCACCAACCCGGACTACAAGGCCAAGTTCAAGGCCAAGTATGGCTACGAGCTCGGCGTGCCCGTGAACTGGTCCGCGTATGAAGACATCGCCGAGTTCTTCACCAACGACATCAAGGAGATCAACGGCGTCAAGGTCTACGGCCATATGGACTATGGCAAGAAGGATCCCTCGCTCGGATGGCGTTTCACCGACGCCTGGCTGTCGATGGCCGGCAACGGTGACAAGGGCATTCCGAACGGTCTGCCGGTCGACGAATGGGGCATCCGCATGGAAGGCTGCCGTCCGGTCGGCTCCTCGGTCGATCGCGGTGGCGACACCAACGGTCCGGCCGCGGTCTACTCGATCACGAAGTATCTGGAGTGGATGAAGAAGTATGCCCCGCCGCAGGCTCAGGGCATGACCTTCTCCGAATCCGGTCCCGTGCCGGCGCAGGGCAACATCGCCCAGCAGATGTTCTGGTACACCGCCTTCACCGCCGACATGGTGAAGCCCGGCATCGCCGTGATGAACGCGGACGGTACGCCGAAGTGGCGTATGGCTCCGTCGCCGCACGGCTCGTACTGGAAGGAAGGCATGAAGCTCGGCTACCAGGACGCCGGCTCGCTCACGCTGTTGAAGTCGACCCCGGCTGACCGCCGCAAGGCGGCCTGGCTCTATCTCCAGTTCATCGTTTCCAAGACGGTGTCGCTGAAGAAGAGCCATGTCGGTCTCACCTTCATTCGTGAATCCGACATCTGGGACAAGTCGTTCACCGAGCGTGCGCCGAAGCTCGGCGGCCTGATCGAGTTCTACCGCTCGCCCGCGCGCGTGCAGTGGACCCCGACCGGCAACAACGTGCCTGACTATCCGAAGCTCGCGCAGCTCTGGTGGCAGAACATCGGCGATGCGTCGTCCGGTGCGAAGACGCCGCAAGCCGCGATGGATGCACTCGCGGCTGCTCAGGACTCCGTCATGGAGCGCCTCGAGAAGTCCGGCGTGCAGGGCGCCTGCGGTCCGAAGCTGCACAAGAAGGAGACCGCCGAGTACTGGTACGCCAAGGCCCAGAAGGACGGCACCATCGCGCCGCAGCGCAAGCTCGCCAACGAGAAGCCGAAGGGTGAGACGGTCGACTACGACACGCTGATCAAGTCGTGGCCGGCGTCCCCGCCCAAGCGCGCGGAAGCGAAGTAA